A part of Candidatus Binatus sp. genomic DNA contains:
- a CDS encoding cyclic nucleotide-binding/CBS domain-containing protein, translated as MPSDEDVRESLLDDEHPGPKDLESVLANTTLSEVVSQPALIVNASATLGEAIALMQRERRACVLIEEHGALAGIFTERDVLMKVVGHSIDLERTPITASMTRDPFTLPADANVAFALSKMVLEGFRHIPLVDDDGRPTAVVSMRNLIEYLGEIHSRDMLTIPPEPHQARSRSREGA; from the coding sequence ATGCCCAGCGACGAAGACGTACGCGAATCACTGTTGGACGACGAGCATCCCGGCCCGAAGGACCTCGAGTCCGTGCTCGCCAATACCACGCTCAGCGAAGTGGTGTCACAGCCGGCGTTGATCGTAAACGCCTCAGCCACCCTCGGCGAAGCCATCGCCCTGATGCAGCGGGAGCGCCGCGCCTGCGTGTTGATCGAGGAGCACGGCGCGCTCGCCGGCATCTTCACCGAGCGCGACGTCTTGATGAAAGTCGTCGGCCACTCGATCGACCTTGAACGCACGCCGATTACCGCCTCGATGACCCGCGATCCGTTCACGCTGCCCGCCGACGCCAACGTCGCTTTCGCGCTCAGCAAGATGGTGCTCGAAGGTTTCCGCCACATCCCGCTGGTCGATGACGACGGCCGGCCGACCGCGGTCGTCTCGATGCGCAATCTGATCGAGTATCTCGGCGAGATCCATTCGCGCGATATGCTGACGATCC